A DNA window from Buttiauxella agrestis contains the following coding sequences:
- the zntB gene encoding zinc transporter ZntB yields the protein METIKGHDLKVPDAVLAWQLDGNGGVETIEDNDTIDAAHPGWLHLNYTHTDSANWLATTPLLPNYARDALAGESLRPRVTRIGEGTLITLRCINGSTDERPDQLVAMRLYIDERLIVSTRQRRVLALDDVVNDLKEGAGPADTGGWLVDVCDALTDHASEFIEQLHDKIIDLEDNLLDQQIPPRGFLALLRKQLIVMRRYMAPQRDVYARLSSERLPWMTDDHRRRMQDISDRLGRGLDEIDACIARTAVMADEIAQVMQEAMGRRTYTMSLMAMVFLPSTFLTGLFGVNLGGIPGGGWHFGFSLFCIMLVVLIGGVAWWLHRSKWL from the coding sequence TTGGAAACCATTAAAGGGCACGATTTAAAAGTGCCGGACGCCGTATTAGCCTGGCAACTCGATGGCAATGGCGGCGTCGAAACCATCGAAGATAACGACACTATCGATGCTGCACATCCTGGTTGGTTGCATTTAAATTATACCCATACCGATAGTGCAAACTGGCTGGCGACCACACCATTACTGCCCAATTATGCCCGTGATGCGCTGGCCGGCGAAAGCTTGCGCCCGCGTGTGACACGTATTGGCGAAGGGACGCTCATCACGTTGCGCTGCATCAATGGCAGTACCGATGAACGCCCCGACCAACTCGTCGCAATGCGCTTATATATCGACGAGCGGCTTATTGTCTCAACGCGTCAGCGCCGGGTACTGGCACTTGATGACGTGGTGAATGACCTCAAAGAGGGCGCTGGTCCGGCCGATACGGGCGGTTGGCTGGTGGATGTTTGTGACGCGCTGACTGACCATGCCAGCGAGTTTATTGAGCAGTTGCATGACAAAATTATCGATCTCGAAGATAACTTACTCGATCAACAAATCCCTCCACGAGGTTTTCTGGCGTTACTGCGTAAACAGCTGATTGTGATGCGCCGTTATATGGCGCCGCAGCGGGATGTCTATGCGCGTCTTTCGAGTGAGCGATTGCCGTGGATGACCGATGATCACCGTCGTCGGATGCAGGATATTTCCGACAGGTTAGGGCGCGGGCTGGATGAAATCGACGCCTGTATTGCGCGTACTGCTGTGATGGCGGATGAAATCGCCCAGGTGATGCAAGAAGCGATGGGGCGTCGAACCTATACCATGTCATTAATGGCGATGGTTTTCCTACCAAGCACATTTCTGACGGGGCTGTTTGGCGTGAATTTAGGCGGCATTCCAGGCGGCGGCTGGCATTTTGGTTTTAGCCTGTTTTGCATCATGTTGGTGGTTCTTATTGGCGGTGTTGCCTGGTGGTTACATCGCAGTAAATGGCTGTAA